From Methanosphaera cuniculi, one genomic window encodes:
- a CDS encoding ATP-binding cassette domain-containing protein, giving the protein MKDIILETKNLGYKYPDGTEALTDINLKIYEGDMISLMGPNGAGKSTLFFQFNGIFEPTEGTVEIEGETLKYDKKSLLKARSKVGIVFQNPDDQLFAPTVLEDVSFGPMNMGLSEEEVKRRSMDALEKVGMDEYVNKPPHHLSGGQKKRVAIAGILAMKPKIMVLDEPTSGLDPNGASNIMQLLYDLNEEGMTIIISTHDVDLVPIYSDDVKVLSKGKLIKEGTCEEIFADLDVIERANLRLPWIAQLFEQLSQHDHIEFEYKGYPLTVKDAHTAILNYIDEHKTK; this is encoded by the coding sequence ATGAAAGATATAATACTTGAAACAAAAAATCTAGGATACAAATACCCAGATGGAACAGAAGCACTCACAGATATAAATCTTAAAATCTATGAAGGCGATATGATTTCATTAATGGGACCTAATGGAGCAGGAAAAAGTACACTTTTCTTCCAATTTAATGGAATATTTGAACCAACAGAAGGAACAGTGGAAATTGAGGGTGAAACACTAAAATATGATAAAAAAAGTTTACTTAAAGCTAGATCAAAAGTAGGAATTGTATTTCAAAATCCTGATGATCAATTATTTGCACCAACAGTACTTGAAGATGTATCATTTGGACCTATGAATATGGGACTATCAGAAGAGGAAGTTAAAAGACGATCAATGGATGCACTAGAAAAAGTAGGAATGGATGAATATGTAAATAAACCACCACACCATCTTAGTGGAGGACAAAAAAAACGTGTTGCAATAGCAGGAATACTTGCAATGAAACCAAAAATAATGGTACTTGATGAACCAACAAGCGGACTAGATCCAAATGGTGCATCAAACATAATGCAACTATTATATGATCTTAATGAAGAAGGTATGACAATTATCATATCAACACACGATGTAGATCTTGTACCAATATATTCTGATGATGTAAAAGTACTATCAAAAGGAAAACTTATTAAAGAAGGAACATGTGAAGAAATATTCGCAGATCTTGATGTTATAGAACGTGCAAATCTACGTCTTCCATGGATAGCACAACTATTTGAACAACTCTCTCAACATGATCATATTGAATTTGAATACAAAGGATATCCATTAACAGTAAAAGATGCACATACTGCAATACTAAATTATATAGATGAGCATAAAACTAAATAA
- a CDS encoding TldD/PmbA family protein, which produces MINTPIDVDYFQKIINKLETQVDYADIRVEDLQSNTIIMKDGKIDNVDSGINYAVAIRVLKNGAWGSAYTTEHEKVEDIATKATTLAAHLKSDVKLTPPDPQEDIVTSDAKIKIDDVTFDEKIDAMKDANQAAQLDEIQSTNIVYSESQSTSLLLSTEGTNILSENNRTLMSMNTVANNGEVMQIGHKSLGAVGGFEVVADADLEVFGRQIAEKAINLLDAKTPPSGNFPVILDPELAGVFIHEALGHASEADIILQNDSILKGRLGEKIGSDLITVVDDASCKQGFGYYAYDVEGTKTSKNVLVENGVLKSVLSSRETAEKLGRKSSGNARCPLGDQTIVRMSNTYIQPGDSSFDELIEGIHDGIYLKGSRGGQVDTGRGVFQFNAVEAYTINNGELGEHIRDVSLSGSTLDILNNVEGVGSDFALSVGFCGKDGQTAPVGDGGPHIKVSKATVGGVQ; this is translated from the coding sequence ATGATAAACACACCAATAGATGTAGATTATTTCCAGAAAATAATAAACAAACTTGAAACACAAGTAGACTATGCAGATATCAGAGTAGAAGATTTACAATCTAACACTATAATCATGAAAGATGGTAAAATTGACAATGTAGATAGTGGAATAAACTATGCTGTAGCAATACGAGTACTAAAAAATGGAGCATGGGGATCAGCATATACAACAGAACATGAAAAGGTTGAAGATATAGCAACAAAGGCAACAACACTAGCAGCACACTTAAAAAGTGATGTGAAACTAACACCACCAGATCCACAAGAAGACATAGTAACATCAGATGCAAAGATCAAAATAGATGATGTAACATTTGATGAAAAAATAGATGCAATGAAAGATGCAAATCAAGCAGCACAACTTGATGAAATACAAAGTACCAACATCGTCTACTCAGAATCACAATCAACAAGCCTCCTTTTAAGTACTGAGGGAACAAATATTCTATCTGAAAACAATAGAACACTCATGTCAATGAACACAGTAGCAAACAATGGAGAAGTAATGCAAATAGGACATAAAAGCTTAGGTGCTGTAGGTGGATTTGAAGTAGTAGCAGATGCAGATCTTGAAGTATTTGGACGTCAAATTGCAGAAAAAGCAATAAATCTACTTGATGCAAAAACACCACCAAGTGGAAACTTCCCTGTAATACTTGATCCTGAACTTGCAGGAGTATTTATACATGAAGCATTAGGTCATGCATCAGAAGCAGATATAATACTACAAAATGATTCAATACTAAAAGGAAGATTAGGTGAAAAAATAGGATCAGATCTAATAACAGTAGTGGATGATGCAAGTTGCAAACAAGGATTTGGATACTATGCATATGATGTAGAAGGAACAAAAACAAGCAAAAATGTACTTGTAGAAAATGGAGTATTAAAATCAGTTCTCTCATCACGTGAAACAGCAGAAAAACTAGGACGAAAATCCAGTGGAAATGCAAGATGTCCATTAGGAGATCAAACCATAGTACGTATGAGTAACACATATATACAACCTGGAGATTCATCATTTGATGAATTAATTGAAGGAATACATGATGGAATATATCTTAAAGGATCACGAGGAGGTCAAGTAGATACTGGACGTGGAGTATTCCAATTTAATGCAGTAGAAGCATATACAATAAATAATGGAGAATTAGGTGAACACATACGTGATGTATCACTATCTGGAAGCACACTTGATATATTAAATAATGTTGAAGGTGTAGGATCAGACTTTGCATTAAGTGTTGGATTCTGTGGAAAAGATGGACAAACAGCACCAGTAGGAGATGGAGGACCACATATTAAAGTATCAAAAGCAACAGTAGGAGGAGTACAGTAA
- a CDS encoding NOG1 family protein, whose translation MKLPQIPTPDEMIDKAFNRASRAASKVRSSKLHPRVKGKRIEEVRVDTACDVINATFNRIITETPILEELPEFYQDYIDIVVGIDQYKHSLGAVFWALGILKQIQAQYTSKIRKSDSLSAIPIRKEAYGRIVSVVKRIEDELDFLDFAKRELKNMPNINFNATRAVIAGFPNVGKSTLLGNIADASPKVANYPFTTQGLQIGNYEKDFRKYQIIDTPGLLDRSIDDMNEIELNAIAALEHLGNVIIYIFDPSETSGYAMENQYLLYEEIKKVFETPMICLFNKTDLLDDDTIIEEYSKKIEDPIFKTSINDLSEVENVKNLIEEIAKENENKEYEEKYKLRHPRKAQN comes from the coding sequence ATGAAATTACCTCAAATACCAACACCTGATGAAATGATAGACAAAGCATTTAACCGTGCAAGTCGTGCAGCATCAAAAGTAAGAAGTTCTAAACTACATCCACGTGTAAAAGGAAAAAGAATTGAAGAAGTACGTGTAGATACAGCATGTGATGTAATAAATGCAACATTTAACCGTATAATAACAGAAACACCAATACTTGAAGAATTACCAGAATTCTATCAAGACTACATAGATATTGTAGTAGGAATAGATCAATATAAACACTCACTAGGAGCAGTATTCTGGGCACTTGGAATACTAAAACAAATACAAGCACAATATACAAGTAAAATCAGAAAATCAGATTCACTAAGTGCAATACCAATACGAAAAGAAGCATATGGACGAATAGTATCAGTTGTAAAAAGAATAGAAGATGAACTAGACTTCCTAGACTTTGCAAAACGAGAACTTAAAAACATGCCAAACATCAACTTCAACGCAACACGGGCAGTTATTGCAGGATTCCCAAACGTAGGAAAATCAACACTACTTGGAAATATTGCAGATGCAAGTCCAAAAGTTGCAAACTATCCTTTCACAACACAAGGACTTCAAATAGGAAATTATGAAAAAGACTTCAGAAAATACCAAATAATTGACACTCCAGGTCTTCTTGATCGTTCAATTGATGATATGAATGAAATAGAACTTAATGCTATAGCAGCACTAGAACACTTAGGAAATGTAATTATCTACATATTTGATCCATCAGAAACATCAGGATATGCAATGGAAAATCAATACCTACTTTATGAGGAAATTAAAAAAGTATTTGAAACACCAATGATCTGTTTATTTAACAAAACAGACCTACTTGATGATGATACAATAATTGAAGAATACTCTAAAAAAATAGAAGATCCAATTTTTAAAACAAGTATAAATGACCTAAGTGAAGTAGAAAATGTTAAAAATCTAATTGAAGAAATAGCAAAAGAAAACGAAAACAAAGAATATGAAGAAAAATACAAATTAAGACACCCAAGAAAAGCACAAAACTAG
- a CDS encoding Hsp20/alpha crystallin family protein, whose protein sequence is MTDKNIDKKDETTNDEPVTEETKTTTNVEPKIVETKTTTTDDESSCKCDESADTCGCDDEDKDDNKTESHKVKVEYEVYGNEMRDEAKKTVDGIIGDIFSTLKSKQDEFNKTMGDIRSNKPQFDVFTTSEDLIVKVDLPRVKKEDIELKVSTEAIEVDATFPDDLKEYENIKIIRRDRCYGETKLLIPLPEEVAINEVKATFEDNVLTVAIPKIRGRKVSVDIE, encoded by the coding sequence ATGACAGATAAAAATATAGATAAAAAAGACGAAACAACAAACGATGAACCAGTAACAGAAGAAACCAAAACAACAACTAATGTTGAACCAAAAATAGTAGAAACTAAAACAACAACAACTGATGATGAATCTTCATGTAAATGTGATGAAAGTGCAGATACTTGTGGATGTGATGATGAAGATAAAGATGATAATAAAACAGAATCACACAAAGTAAAAGTAGAATATGAAGTATATGGAAATGAAATGCGTGATGAAGCTAAAAAAACTGTAGATGGAATTATAGGTGACATCTTCTCAACACTTAAATCAAAACAAGATGAATTTAACAAAACAATGGGTGACATCAGATCAAACAAACCACAATTTGATGTTTTCACAACATCAGAAGATTTAATTGTAAAAGTAGACCTACCACGTGTTAAAAAAGAAGATATAGAACTTAAAGTATCAACAGAAGCAATAGAAGTAGATGCAACTTTCCCAGATGATCTTAAAGAATATGAAAATATAAAAATCATCAGACGTGATAGATGCTATGGTGAAACTAAACTTTTAATACCACTACCTGAAGAAGTTGCAATAAATGAAGTAAAAGCAACATTTGAAGATAATGTACTTACAGTAGCAATTCCTAAAATACGTGGAAGAAAAGTAAGTGTGGATATAGAATAA